In Actinomadura citrea, a single window of DNA contains:
- a CDS encoding SulP family inorganic anion transporter, protein MTFKPPNVSTLRRDLLASFVVFLVAIPLSLGIAVASGAPIAAGLIAAVVGGVVAGLIGGSPLQVSGPAAGLTVLVAGLVQTYGWRATCTITLLAGLVQIVLGASRVARAALAVSPAVVHGMLAGVGVVIVLAQVHVVLGGSPQQSAVANLRELPGQLAQPHTHSALVAGLTVLVVLGWSRLPKSGALRLVPGPLPAVALATALAWALDWRVPRVDLPSSLLDGWSLPVMPQGTLFGITGAVISVALVAAVESLLCSVAVDRSRPAGVPSADLDRDLLGQGAANAVSGVLGGLPITGVIVRSTANIEAGGRTRLSPVLHGIWVLILALACGPLIEQVPLAALAALLVVLGVRLADLSRVRALRHHREASAYFVTLGGVVLFGLGEGVLLGIGLMAVLALRRLTRLTVRTERLVPAPDDAPAPDRWHVVVEGTFTFLGVPRVSRALQRIPADGSVDLDLNVDFMDHAAFDAVHRWRLAHERQGGRVDIDEVHEAWYERAVTGDMSQPAKTPPPARWWAPWSNRRRRSEAELDAPEMSPADVLLNGVREYHGRTAPLVRPIMAELAMEQKPQHLFITCVDSRIVPNIITASGPGDLFINRNVGALVPRHGSRTPDDSVAATVEYAVNVLDIKTITVCGHSNCGAMAALLAGGTEVEHLEGLSRWLKHGNHSLARFLGEDPSGDEPPLARLCKINVMQQLDNLLTYPWLRERVESGDIELVGLYLDLGTATVEVFDQSGGVFVPVPDAAPQALT, encoded by the coding sequence GTGACTTTTAAGCCACCGAACGTATCCACGCTCCGGCGCGACCTGCTCGCCTCGTTCGTCGTGTTCCTCGTCGCGATCCCGCTCTCGCTGGGCATCGCCGTCGCCTCCGGCGCACCCATCGCGGCCGGGCTGATCGCCGCCGTCGTCGGCGGCGTCGTCGCGGGCCTGATCGGCGGCTCGCCGCTCCAGGTCAGCGGGCCCGCCGCCGGGCTCACCGTCCTCGTCGCCGGCCTCGTGCAGACCTACGGCTGGCGCGCCACCTGCACGATCACCCTGCTCGCCGGACTCGTGCAGATCGTGCTGGGCGCGAGCCGGGTCGCGCGCGCCGCCCTCGCCGTCTCCCCCGCCGTCGTGCACGGCATGCTCGCGGGGGTCGGCGTCGTCATCGTCCTCGCCCAGGTCCACGTGGTCCTGGGCGGCAGCCCCCAGCAGTCGGCCGTCGCGAACCTGCGGGAACTGCCGGGCCAGCTCGCGCAGCCGCACACGCATTCCGCGCTGGTGGCGGGGCTGACCGTACTCGTCGTGCTGGGCTGGTCCCGGCTGCCCAAGAGCGGGGCGCTCCGCCTCGTTCCGGGCCCGCTGCCCGCCGTCGCCCTGGCCACCGCCCTCGCCTGGGCCCTCGACTGGCGGGTGCCGCGCGTCGACCTGCCGTCCTCGCTGCTGGACGGCTGGAGCCTCCCCGTCATGCCGCAGGGGACACTGTTCGGTATCACCGGAGCGGTCATCTCCGTGGCGCTCGTGGCCGCGGTCGAGTCCCTGCTGTGCAGCGTCGCGGTCGACCGCTCCCGCCCGGCCGGCGTCCCGTCCGCCGACCTCGACCGGGACCTGCTCGGGCAGGGCGCCGCGAACGCCGTCTCCGGCGTGCTGGGCGGGCTGCCGATCACCGGCGTGATCGTCCGCAGCACCGCCAACATCGAGGCGGGCGGCCGCACGCGGCTGTCCCCCGTCCTGCACGGCATCTGGGTCCTCATCCTCGCCCTGGCCTGCGGACCGCTCATCGAACAGGTCCCGCTGGCGGCGCTCGCCGCGCTGCTGGTCGTGCTCGGCGTCCGGCTGGCCGACCTGTCCCGGGTCCGCGCCCTGCGCCACCACCGGGAGGCGTCCGCCTACTTCGTCACCCTCGGCGGCGTCGTGCTGTTCGGGCTCGGCGAGGGCGTCCTGCTCGGCATCGGGCTCATGGCGGTGCTGGCCCTACGGCGGCTCACCCGGCTCACGGTCCGGACGGAGCGACTCGTGCCGGCCCCCGATGACGCCCCCGCCCCGGACCGCTGGCACGTGGTCGTCGAGGGCACGTTCACCTTCCTCGGCGTCCCCCGCGTGTCGCGCGCTCTGCAGCGGATCCCGGCGGACGGCAGCGTCGACCTTGACCTCAACGTCGACTTCATGGACCACGCCGCGTTCGACGCCGTCCACCGGTGGCGACTCGCCCACGAACGCCAAGGGGGGAGGGTCGACATCGACGAGGTTCATGAGGCTTGGTATGAAAGAGCTGTGACAGGCGATATGTCCCAACCGGCCAAGACTCCGCCCCCGGCTCGCTGGTGGGCCCCCTGGTCCAACCGGCGGCGGCGGTCCGAGGCCGAGCTGGACGCACCCGAGATGTCCCCCGCGGACGTCCTGTTGAACGGCGTCCGCGAGTACCACGGGCGCACGGCCCCGCTCGTCCGCCCGATCATGGCCGAACTGGCGATGGAGCAGAAACCCCAGCACCTGTTCATCACCTGTGTCGACTCGCGCATCGTGCCCAACATCATCACCGCGAGCGGCCCCGGCGACCTGTTCATCAACCGCAACGTCGGCGCCCTCGTCCCCCGGCACGGCTCCCGGACGCCCGACGACTCCGTGGCGGCCACCGTCGAGTACGCCGTCAACGTCCTGGACATCAAGACGATCACTGTCTGCGGCCACTCCAACTGCGGCGCGATGGCCGCGCTGCTCGCCGGCGGCACCGAGGTCGAGCACCTGGAGGGCCTGTCGCGCTGGCTGAAGCACGGCAACCACAGCCTCGCCCGCTTCCTCGGCGAGGACCCGTCCGGCGACGAGCCGCCCCTCGCCCGCCTCTGCAAGATCAACGTGATGCAGCAGCTCGACAACCTGCTGACCTACCCGTGGCTCCGGGAGCGGGTCGAGTCCGGCGACATCGAACTCGTGGGCCTCTACCTGGACCTCGGGACCGCCACCGTCGAGGTCTTCGACCAGTCCGGCGGCGTTTTCGTCCCCGTCCCGGACGCGGCGCCGCAGGCCCTCACCTGA
- a CDS encoding TrpB-like pyridoxal phosphate-dependent enzyme, with the protein MLDESRLPRRWYNVVPDLPAPPPPPLHPGTREPVGPDDLAPLFPSDLIAQEVTGERFVDIPEDVRDVYRLWRPTPLIRAHRLERALGTPARIYVKYEGVSPVGSHKPNAAVPQAYYNARQGVRRLTSETGAGQWGSALAFACAQFSLDCEIWMVRASYDQKPYRRSMMELYGARVHASPSPLTSTGAKTLADDPESPGSLGIAISEAVESAAPEDTRYALGSVLNHVLMHQTVIGEEALEQLALAGDTPDLIVGCTGGGSNFAGLFLPFLREKLQGRMDPAIRAVEPAACPSFTRGRYAYDFGDTAGLTPLLKMHTLGHDFVPDPIHAGGLRYHGMAPLLSHMYDLGVFEATAKPQRECFEAGVLFARTEGIVPAPEPTHALAAAVEEARRCAETGEPKVILTALCGHGHLDMAAYDRYLSGRMQDHALPETRLDEALNALP; encoded by the coding sequence ATGCTGGACGAGTCGAGGCTTCCGCGCCGCTGGTACAACGTCGTTCCCGACCTGCCCGCGCCGCCGCCCCCGCCGCTGCACCCGGGGACGCGCGAGCCGGTCGGGCCGGACGACCTGGCGCCGCTGTTCCCCTCGGACCTCATCGCCCAGGAGGTCACCGGGGAGCGGTTCGTCGACATACCCGAGGACGTCCGCGACGTCTACCGGCTCTGGCGGCCGACACCGCTCATCCGGGCGCACCGCCTCGAACGCGCTCTCGGCACCCCGGCCCGCATCTACGTCAAGTACGAGGGCGTCTCGCCCGTGGGCTCGCACAAGCCGAACGCGGCCGTCCCGCAGGCGTACTACAACGCGCGCCAGGGCGTCCGCCGGCTGACGAGCGAGACCGGCGCGGGCCAGTGGGGGAGCGCCCTCGCCTTCGCCTGCGCCCAGTTCTCCCTGGACTGCGAGATCTGGATGGTGCGCGCCTCCTATGACCAGAAGCCCTACCGCCGCTCGATGATGGAGCTGTACGGCGCCCGCGTGCACGCCAGCCCGTCGCCGCTCACCTCTACCGGCGCGAAGACCCTCGCGGACGACCCGGAATCGCCCGGCTCCCTCGGCATCGCGATCAGCGAGGCCGTCGAGTCCGCCGCGCCCGAGGACACCCGCTACGCCCTCGGCAGCGTCCTCAACCACGTCCTCATGCACCAGACCGTCATCGGCGAGGAGGCGCTCGAACAGCTGGCCCTCGCCGGCGACACCCCCGACCTGATCGTCGGCTGCACCGGCGGCGGCTCCAACTTCGCCGGCCTGTTCCTCCCCTTCCTCCGCGAGAAGCTCCAGGGCCGCATGGACCCCGCCATCCGAGCGGTGGAGCCCGCCGCGTGCCCGTCCTTCACCCGCGGCCGCTACGCCTACGACTTCGGCGACACCGCCGGCCTCACGCCCCTCCTCAAGATGCACACCCTCGGGCACGACTTCGTCCCCGACCCCATCCACGCGGGCGGCCTCCGCTACCACGGCATGGCGCCGCTGCTCTCCCACATGTACGACCTGGGCGTCTTCGAGGCCACCGCCAAACCCCAGCGGGAATGCTTCGAGGCCGGCGTCCTGTTCGCCCGCACGGAGGGCATCGTCCCGGCCCCCGAACCCACCCACGCCCTGGCCGCCGCCGTCGAGGAGGCCCGCCGCTGCGCCGAGACCGGCGAACCCAAGGTCATCCTGACCGCCCTGTGCGGTCACGGCCACCTCGACATGGCCGCCTACGACCGCTATCTCTCCGGCCGGATGCAGGACCACGCCCTCCCCGAAACCCGCCTCGACGAAGCCCTGAACGCCCTCCCTTAG
- a CDS encoding bifunctional RNase H/acid phosphatase — translation MSAGRKLVVEADGGSRGNPGPAGYGALVRDALTGEVLAEVAESIGHATNNVAEYRGLIAGLAAAAGVDPSARVEVRMDSKLVVEQMSGRWKIKHPDMVPLALEARELATALGSVSYSWIPRNRNAHADRLANEAMDAAARGEHWTRKVEEATEEPEPPRPASSTPTTTLLLRHGETPLSIEKRFAGIGDAPLTPHGLAQARAAALALKDRGIDAIVTSPLSRCRDTAAEVAAVTGLEVRVEDGFRETDFGDWEGLTFAEAGKGWPAELKAWLADPDAAPPGGESFAQVSRRVRTALDKLKVRYREQTVLVVSHVTPIKLLVKDALGAPMPSLYRMHLDVAALTSIDWYADGPATLRAFNDTHHLPA, via the coding sequence GTGAGCGCCGGCAGGAAGCTGGTCGTCGAGGCGGACGGCGGTTCGCGCGGGAACCCCGGTCCCGCCGGGTACGGCGCGCTCGTCCGCGACGCGCTGACCGGCGAGGTGCTCGCGGAGGTCGCCGAGTCGATCGGGCACGCCACCAACAACGTCGCCGAGTACCGGGGACTGATCGCCGGGCTCGCGGCGGCCGCCGGGGTCGACCCGTCCGCCCGCGTCGAGGTCCGGATGGACTCCAAGCTCGTCGTGGAGCAGATGTCGGGCCGCTGGAAGATCAAGCATCCGGACATGGTGCCGCTGGCGCTGGAGGCCCGCGAGCTGGCGACCGCGCTGGGCTCGGTGTCCTACAGCTGGATCCCGCGCAACCGCAACGCGCACGCCGACCGGCTCGCCAACGAGGCCATGGACGCCGCCGCCCGCGGGGAGCACTGGACGCGCAAGGTCGAGGAGGCGACGGAGGAGCCCGAGCCGCCCCGGCCCGCCTCGTCCACCCCGACGACCACGCTCCTGCTACGGCACGGCGAGACGCCCCTGTCGATCGAGAAGCGCTTCGCCGGGATCGGCGACGCCCCCCTGACGCCGCACGGCCTCGCCCAGGCCCGCGCCGCCGCCCTCGCCCTCAAGGACCGGGGGATCGACGCGATCGTCACCTCCCCCCTGTCCCGCTGCCGCGACACCGCCGCCGAGGTCGCCGCCGTCACCGGCCTGGAGGTCCGGGTCGAGGACGGCTTCCGGGAGACCGACTTCGGCGACTGGGAAGGGCTCACGTTCGCCGAGGCGGGCAAGGGCTGGCCCGCCGAGCTGAAGGCGTGGCTGGCCGACCCGGACGCCGCCCCGCCCGGCGGGGAGAGCTTCGCCCAGGTGTCCCGCCGCGTCCGCACGGCGCTGGACAAGCTGAAGGTCCGCTACCGCGAGCAGACGGTCCTGGTCGTCTCGCACGTCACCCCGATCAAGCTCCTCGTCAAGGACGCCCTGGGCGCCCCCATGCCGTCCCTGTACCGGATGCACCTCGACGTGGCGGCGCTGACGTCCATCGACTGGTACGCCGACGGCCCGGCGACCCTGCGTGCCTTCAACGACACCCACCACCTACCCGCCTGA
- a CDS encoding zinc ribbon domain-containing protein has protein sequence MKAAPQAQLRLIDLQDLDSSLDRLAHRRRTLPELAEIERLEGRLTELRDAIVAAETEVGDLRREQKKAEQDVDQVRTRADRDQKRLDSGQVTSAKDLSSLQTEIESLHRRQSDLEEVVLEIMERTEEAEGRVAALNAERSGAQDELAGLTERRDAAQREIDDEAGTSSAARTAVAKDVPDDLLALYEKLRGQFGGVGAAKLYRGACQGCHLALNTVDLNRIRAAAEDEVIRCEECRRVLVRTPESGL, from the coding sequence GTGAAAGCCGCACCGCAAGCCCAGCTTCGCCTGATCGACCTGCAGGACCTCGACAGCTCCCTCGACCGGTTGGCGCACCGCCGCCGCACGCTGCCCGAGCTGGCGGAGATCGAGCGGCTGGAGGGCCGGCTGACCGAGCTGCGCGACGCGATCGTGGCGGCCGAGACGGAGGTCGGCGACCTGCGGCGGGAGCAGAAGAAGGCCGAGCAGGACGTCGACCAGGTCCGCACCCGCGCCGACCGCGACCAGAAGCGGCTCGACTCGGGGCAGGTGACCTCGGCCAAGGACCTCAGCAGCCTGCAGACCGAGATCGAGTCGCTGCACCGCCGCCAGTCCGACCTGGAGGAGGTCGTACTGGAGATCATGGAGCGGACCGAGGAGGCCGAGGGCCGGGTCGCCGCGCTGAACGCGGAGCGGTCCGGCGCGCAGGACGAGCTGGCCGGGCTCACCGAGCGCCGCGACGCCGCCCAGCGCGAGATCGACGACGAGGCCGGGACGTCGAGCGCCGCGCGCACCGCCGTCGCCAAGGACGTCCCGGACGACCTGCTCGCCCTCTACGAGAAGCTGCGCGGCCAGTTCGGCGGCGTCGGCGCGGCCAAGCTGTACCGCGGCGCCTGCCAGGGCTGCCACCTCGCGCTGAACACGGTCGACCTGAACCGCATCCGGGCCGCCGCCGAGGACGAGGTCATCCGCTGCGAGGAGTGCCGCCGCGTCCTCGTCCGGACGCCCGAGTCGGGTCTGTGA
- a CDS encoding Nif3-like dinuclear metal center hexameric protein — MRLSHVISALEELYPPAWAESWDAVGLVCGDPGQDVGRVLFAVDPVAAVVDEALEWEADLVVTHHPLLLRGVHSVAATTPKGRLVHRMITNGIALHTAHTNADRAVPGVSDALARAVGLTGGLRPMVPADDDPRRGLGRIGELDEPVALREFTRRAAAGLPSTAWGVRAAGDPDRPVRTVAVCGGAGDSLLGTAQAAGVDVYLTADLRHHPASEFAEQGGPALVDAAHWATEWPWLADAERRLAGSSPEAGKLETRVSTLVTDAWTLHDEGAQ; from the coding sequence GTGCGCCTATCCCATGTCATCTCCGCTTTGGAGGAGCTCTATCCACCCGCGTGGGCGGAGTCCTGGGACGCCGTCGGCCTCGTCTGCGGCGACCCGGGCCAGGACGTGGGACGGGTGCTGTTCGCGGTCGACCCCGTCGCCGCCGTGGTCGACGAGGCGCTGGAGTGGGAGGCCGACCTCGTGGTCACCCACCATCCGCTGCTGTTGCGCGGGGTGCATTCGGTCGCCGCCACCACGCCCAAGGGCCGCCTCGTCCACCGCATGATCACGAACGGGATCGCGCTGCACACCGCGCACACCAACGCCGACCGGGCCGTCCCGGGCGTGTCGGACGCGCTGGCGCGGGCCGTCGGCCTCACCGGCGGGCTGCGCCCGATGGTCCCCGCCGACGACGACCCACGCCGCGGCCTAGGCCGGATCGGCGAACTGGACGAGCCGGTCGCGCTGCGGGAGTTCACCCGGCGCGCCGCCGCCGGGCTGCCGTCCACCGCGTGGGGCGTGCGGGCGGCCGGCGACCCGGACCGTCCCGTCCGCACCGTCGCCGTCTGCGGCGGCGCCGGCGACTCCCTGCTCGGCACCGCCCAGGCGGCCGGTGTCGACGTCTACCTCACCGCCGACCTGCGGCACCACCCCGCGTCGGAGTTCGCCGAACAGGGCGGCCCGGCCCTGGTGGACGCGGCGCACTGGGCGACCGAATGGCCCTGGCTCGCCGACGCCGAGCGGCGCCTGGCCGGGTCGTCCCCGGAAGCGGGCAAGTTGGAGACCCGGGTGTCCACGCTCGTCACCGACGCGTGGACACTCCACGACGAAGGAGCACAGTGA
- a CDS encoding pyridoxamine 5'-phosphate oxidase family protein: protein MSAAGAAAEPEPIQPVQPVEPKAERPYMPGYGIQGPHEGSGLLPWSWAVERLRAARNFWVCTVRPDGRPHAMPVWGAWSGEALLFSSAVPSRKMVNLRGNPQVVVTTEEAENPVVIEGRAEIVTEQRELQRFIDLVNSKYATRYRVDFLDPEVNATVAVRPQSVFGLRQGDFTGSPTRWSFVT from the coding sequence ATGTCGGCCGCCGGCGCCGCTGCGGAACCGGAGCCCATCCAGCCCGTCCAGCCCGTCGAACCTAAGGCGGAACGTCCGTACATGCCGGGTTACGGCATCCAGGGACCGCACGAGGGGAGCGGCCTGCTCCCGTGGTCCTGGGCCGTGGAGCGGCTCCGGGCCGCCCGGAACTTCTGGGTGTGCACGGTGCGGCCGGACGGACGACCGCACGCCATGCCGGTCTGGGGCGCCTGGTCAGGGGAGGCACTGCTGTTCAGCAGCGCGGTGCCGTCCCGCAAGATGGTGAACCTGCGGGGGAACCCGCAGGTCGTGGTCACCACCGAGGAGGCCGAGAACCCGGTGGTCATCGAGGGGCGAGCCGAGATCGTCACCGAACAGCGGGAACTACAGCGGTTCATCGACCTGGTCAACTCCAAGTACGCCACGCGCTATCGTGTCGATTTCCTGGATCCGGAGGTGAACGCCACCGTCGCGGTGCGGCCACAGTCGGTGTTCGGGCTCCGCCAGGGAGATTTCACCGGTTCTCCCACCCGGTGGTCGTTCGTAACCTGA
- a CDS encoding DUF6191 domain-containing protein, with translation MKPPFRRRKRVKGRPMGNRPEAAEPETIEWPREGTGKSSLMGAIRGDGETGAGFGGGMFEDLASAFEGSKKVKQEEQERQKVLRQDDHEQTGSGNARDDLESGKIRIRRTPPSE, from the coding sequence GTGAAGCCACCCTTTCGCCGCCGCAAGCGCGTCAAGGGCCGCCCGATGGGCAACCGCCCGGAGGCGGCCGAGCCGGAGACCATCGAGTGGCCCCGCGAGGGGACGGGCAAGTCGTCCCTGATGGGGGCCATCCGGGGCGATGGCGAGACCGGCGCCGGCTTCGGCGGCGGCATGTTCGAGGACCTCGCCTCCGCCTTCGAGGGCTCCAAGAAGGTCAAGCAGGAGGAGCAGGAGCGGCAGAAGGTGCTGCGCCAGGACGACCACGAGCAGACCGGATCCGGCAACGCCCGCGACGACCTGGAATCCGGCAAGATCCGGATCCGCCGCACCCCGCCGTCCGAATGA
- a CDS encoding M48 family metalloprotease, whose amino-acid sequence MPRHLPPGRPQGTPAGRAGFAIGLVVAAEGGVVAAVAFGAGSVWPFWGAVPVLAVWTLLLLAPLSAPRSYGYREPEADERARLEHVWRYVQQHAGVSGYRLVIVESEGLNACRPSARTVAVTSRSARSLTPEHLAAVLAHELGHLQGWRAVPAFVHAQVTLPNRTLQWALRTAWSPIGPMWKRAVEWHRPIGFLGVLLLAVVAAVVTVLVAVPAALAYAASLGARLLSAGGEARADAAAVRMGFGADLVAAVEHRIEHQPDGLPLPLVRRAQALRRRLGRAPQVLPPNSGGGP is encoded by the coding sequence GTGCCGCGTCATCTTCCGCCGGGGCGGCCGCAGGGCACGCCGGCCGGGCGGGCCGGTTTCGCGATCGGGCTGGTCGTGGCGGCCGAAGGGGGTGTGGTCGCCGCCGTCGCGTTCGGGGCGGGGTCCGTCTGGCCCTTCTGGGGCGCTGTCCCGGTGCTCGCCGTGTGGACGCTCCTGCTGCTGGCGCCCCTCAGCGCCCCGCGCTCGTACGGGTACCGGGAACCGGAGGCCGACGAGCGCGCGCGGCTGGAGCACGTGTGGCGCTACGTGCAGCAGCACGCCGGTGTCAGCGGCTACCGGCTCGTGATCGTCGAGTCGGAGGGGCTGAACGCGTGCAGGCCGTCGGCGCGCACGGTGGCGGTCACGTCGCGTTCGGCCCGCTCGTTGACGCCCGAACACCTCGCCGCCGTCCTCGCCCATGAGCTGGGGCATCTCCAGGGGTGGCGGGCGGTGCCGGCGTTCGTCCACGCGCAGGTGACGCTGCCGAACCGGACCCTGCAGTGGGCGCTGCGCACGGCGTGGTCCCCGATCGGCCCGATGTGGAAGCGGGCCGTCGAGTGGCACCGGCCGATCGGCTTCCTGGGGGTGTTGCTGCTGGCCGTCGTCGCCGCGGTGGTGACGGTGCTGGTGGCGGTGCCCGCCGCGCTCGCCTACGCCGCGTCGCTGGGCGCGCGGCTGCTGAGCGCCGGCGGCGAGGCGCGGGCGGACGCGGCGGCGGTGCGCATGGGGTTCGGCGCGGACCTGGTCGCGGCCGTGGAGCACCGCATCGAGCACCAGCCCGACGGGCTTCCGCTGCCCCTCGTGCGGCGGGCGCAGGCGCTCCGCCGACGGCTCGGCCGAGCCCCTCAGGTCCTCCCGCCGAACAGCGGCGGCGGCCCCTGA
- a CDS encoding ATP-binding protein, with protein MRGLPVCRLTEVPRPDETDGRDEWRDQRLAALVSAYHAGRDPVLVGWRRAEAFGPTEVFVGGDGLVADRDGPAATLSLPAGGRGTLLPQGVGEDSMAHWVSIGGIADGLLVEDPPPEEPARPSLEDGLLSVWMQPFAWMLVAEPVAPDEARRLADDLADRQQRARSMAELSPEDSVTAVRMDRRHRELRQAATSGLWRVHLAAGAATPRAAARVAALVCASADLGRLPYALVPGAAGPFEASTQLVAALARPPVREIAGVRFVMRPEFDVTPESPDTGVGLGRVLDRNRRDVGPISLPLSSLNRHTFVCGATGSGKSQTVRSLLAAASAAGLPWLVVEPAKAEYRLMAARLPDAEVVTIRPGDAEAIAAGINPLEPATGPDGRPFPLQTHADLVRALFLAAFEADEPFPQVLAAALTRCYERLGWDLALGEPTAPGTAPRYPTLADLQATAEQVVEEIGYGQEITDNVRGFIRVRLSSLRLGTTGRFFEGGHPIDFDALLARNVVLEIEDVGDDRDKAFLMGTVLVRLVEHLRLRQRRGAPSGLRHLSVFEEAHRLLRRSEQAGPASHAVETFASLLAEIRAYGEGLIVAEQIPSKLVPDVIKNTAVKIVHRLPAKDDRDAVGATMNITEAQSQFLVTLTPGEGAVFTDGMDYPHLVRMPDGSHLEEAAPPTASARVLVTPRSGTCGADCHDSPCTLRDMRTAQRALSDRPDLVVWAELAAAAHLTGWGSPRPAPSVLDGLPQRIRDCTVSHAVDAAVASRAAPAGLAAHLVTILRGDACSADEMEFLAAPYRWCLVLEELGEAQRTTSGGGRHPLSGEWESRYGRAVPGETLAEQLRTVNAWWDRDQRDLAARDFAVWGSSQALETAVGALRTDPDWPDRLREATSGLGDLGGLLGSFTTAG; from the coding sequence GTGCGCGGTCTTCCGGTGTGCCGGCTGACGGAGGTCCCCCGCCCGGACGAGACGGACGGACGGGACGAGTGGCGCGACCAGCGGCTCGCGGCGCTGGTGTCGGCGTACCACGCGGGCAGGGACCCGGTGCTCGTCGGCTGGCGGCGCGCGGAGGCGTTCGGCCCGACGGAGGTGTTCGTCGGCGGGGACGGGCTCGTCGCCGACCGCGACGGGCCCGCCGCGACCCTCAGCCTCCCCGCGGGCGGGCGCGGCACCCTGCTGCCCCAGGGCGTCGGCGAGGACTCGATGGCCCACTGGGTAAGCATCGGCGGCATCGCCGACGGCCTGCTCGTGGAGGATCCCCCGCCGGAGGAGCCCGCGCGGCCGTCCCTGGAGGACGGCCTGCTCTCGGTGTGGATGCAGCCGTTCGCCTGGATGCTGGTCGCCGAGCCCGTCGCCCCGGACGAGGCGCGGCGTCTCGCCGACGACCTGGCCGACCGGCAGCAGCGCGCCCGGTCGATGGCGGAGCTGTCGCCGGAGGACTCCGTCACGGCCGTCCGGATGGACAGGCGGCACCGCGAGCTGCGCCAGGCGGCCACGTCCGGCCTCTGGCGGGTGCACCTGGCGGCCGGGGCGGCGACGCCCCGGGCCGCCGCGCGGGTCGCGGCGCTCGTGTGCGCGTCGGCGGACCTCGGCCGCCTGCCGTACGCGCTGGTCCCGGGCGCGGCGGGGCCGTTCGAGGCGAGCACGCAGCTCGTCGCGGCGCTGGCCCGGCCGCCCGTCCGGGAGATCGCCGGGGTCCGGTTCGTGATGCGGCCGGAGTTCGACGTCACGCCCGAGTCGCCGGACACCGGGGTCGGGCTGGGACGGGTCCTGGACCGCAACCGCCGCGACGTGGGCCCGATCTCGCTGCCGCTGTCCAGCCTGAACCGGCACACGTTCGTGTGCGGCGCGACCGGTTCCGGCAAGTCGCAGACCGTCCGGTCGCTGCTGGCGGCCGCGTCCGCGGCGGGGCTGCCGTGGCTGGTGGTCGAGCCCGCGAAGGCGGAGTACCGGCTGATGGCGGCGCGGCTCCCCGACGCGGAGGTCGTCACGATCCGCCCGGGGGACGCGGAGGCGATCGCGGCCGGGATCAACCCGCTCGAACCGGCGACCGGACCGGACGGGCGGCCGTTCCCGCTGCAGACGCACGCCGACCTCGTCCGCGCCCTGTTCCTCGCGGCGTTCGAGGCCGACGAGCCGTTCCCGCAGGTGCTCGCGGCGGCGCTGACCCGCTGCTACGAGCGGCTCGGCTGGGACCTCGCGCTCGGGGAGCCGACCGCGCCGGGCACCGCGCCGCGCTACCCGACGCTGGCCGACCTGCAGGCCACCGCCGAGCAGGTCGTCGAGGAGATCGGCTACGGCCAGGAGATCACCGACAACGTGCGCGGCTTCATCCGGGTCCGGCTGTCCAGCCTGCGGCTCGGCACCACCGGGCGGTTCTTCGAGGGCGGCCACCCCATCGACTTCGACGCGCTGCTCGCCCGCAACGTCGTCCTGGAGATCGAGGACGTGGGGGACGACCGCGACAAGGCGTTCCTGATGGGCACCGTCCTGGTCCGGCTGGTCGAGCACCTGCGGCTGCGGCAGCGGCGGGGCGCCCCGTCCGGGCTGCGCCACCTCAGCGTGTTCGAGGAGGCGCACCGGCTGCTGCGCCGCAGCGAGCAGGCCGGGCCCGCCTCCCACGCCGTGGAGACGTTCGCGAGCCTGCTGGCGGAGATCCGCGCGTACGGCGAGGGGCTGATCGTGGCGGAGCAGATCCCGTCCAAGCTCGTCCCGGACGTCATCAAGAACACCGCCGTCAAGATCGTCCACCGGCTGCCAGCGAAGGACGACCGGGACGCGGTCGGCGCCACGATGAACATCACCGAGGCCCAGTCGCAGTTCCTCGTCACGCTCACGCCGGGCGAGGGCGCGGTGTTCACCGACGGCATGGACTACCCGCACCTGGTCCGGATGCCGGACGGCTCGCACCTGGAGGAGGCCGCGCCGCCGACGGCCTCGGCCCGCGTGCTGGTGACCCCCCGCAGCGGGACGTGCGGCGCGGACTGCCACGACTCCCCCTGCACGCTGCGGGACATGCGCACCGCCCAGCGCGCCCTGTCCGACCGTCCCGACCTGGTGGTGTGGGCGGAGCTCGCCGCCGCCGCCCACCTGACCGGCTGGGGCTCCCCGCGCCCGGCCCCCTCCGTCCTGGACGGGCTGCCGCAACGGATCCGCGACTGCACCGTCTCGCACGCGGTGGACGCGGCGGTCGCGTCCCGCGCCGCCCCCGCCGGTCTGGCGGCCCATCTGGTCACGATCCTGCGCGGCGACGCGTGCTCCGCCGACGAGATGGAGTTCTTGGCCGCCCCGTACCGCTGGTGCCTCGTCCTGGAGGAGCTCGGCGAGGCGCAGCGGACGACCTCCGGCGGCGGACGCCATCCACTGAGCGGGGAGTGGGAGAGCCGCTACGGGCGCGCGGTTCCCGGCGAAACGCTCGCCGAGCAGCTCCGCACCGTCAACGCCTGGTGGGACCGCGACCAGCGCGACCTCGCCGCCCGCGACTTCGCGGTGTGGGGGTCCTCGCAGGCGCTGGAGACCGCGGTGGGCGCCCTGCGCACCGATCCCGACTGGCCCGACCGCCTCCGCGAGGCGACGTCCGGCCTCGGCGACCTCGGCGGCCTCCTCGGCTCCTTCACCACCGCCGGCTAG